In Anomalospiza imberbis isolate Cuckoo-Finch-1a 21T00152 chromosome 10, ASM3175350v1, whole genome shotgun sequence, the following proteins share a genomic window:
- the LOC137479644 gene encoding tubulin alpha-3 chain-like yields the protein MRECISIHVGQAGVQIGNACWELYCLEHGIQPDGQVPSDNTMGRGDDSFNTFFSETGAGKHVPRAVFVDLEPTVVDEVRTGTYRQLFHPEQLITGKEDAANNYARGHYTIGKEIVDLVLDRIRKLADLCTGLQGFLIFHSFGGGTGSGFASLLMERLSVDYGKKSKLEFAIYPAPQVSTAVVEPYNSILTTHTTLEHSDCAFMVDNEAIYDICRRNLDIGRPTYTNLNRLIGQIVSSITASLRFDGALNVDLTEFQTNLVPYPRIHFPLVTYAPIISAEKAYHEQLSVAEITHACFEPANQMVKCDPRHGKYMACCMLYRGDVVPKDVNAAIATIKTKRTIQFVDWCPTGFKVGINYQPPTVVPGADLAKVQRAVCMLSNTTAIAEAWARLDHKFDLMYTKRAFVHWYVGEGMEEGEFSEAREDLAALEKDYEEVGLDSVEAEAEEGDEY from the exons ATG CGTGAATGCATATCCATCCACGTTGGCCAGGCTGGTGTTCAGATTGGCAATGCATGTTGGGAATTGTATTGTCTTGAACATGGGATCCAGCCTGATGGTCAAGTGCCTAGTGATAATACTATGGGACGTGGAGATGATTCATTTAACACTTTCTTCAGCGAGACAGGAGCTGGGAAACATGTTCCGAGAGCAGTGTTTGTAGACCTAGAACCAACCGTAGTTG ATGAAGTACGTACAGGCACGTATAGGCAGTTATTCCATCCTGAGCAGCTCATTACTGGGAAAGAAGATGCAGCCAATAATTATGCCAGAGGCCATTATACCATTGGAAAAGAGATTGTTGACCTGGTGCTAGACCGCATTCGCAAACTG GCTGACCTGTGCACAGGGCTGCAAGGATTCCTCATCTTTCATAGTTTTGGAGGAGGCACTGGTTCAGGGTTTGCATCACTGCTCATGGAAAGGCTATCTGTTGACTATGGCAAGAAATCTAAACTGGAGTTTGCAATTTATCCAGCACCACAAGTTTCCACTGCTGTAGTGGAACCCTACAACTCAATTCTAACTACCCACACAACATTAGAGCATTCAGACTGTGCCTTTATGGTAGATAATGAAGCCATTTATGATATATGTCGTCGTAACCTGGACATTGGCCGTCCTACTTACACCAATTTAAACCGATTAATTGGGCAAATTGTTTCATCCATCACGGCTTCACTGCGTTTTGATGGAGCCCTCAATGTAGATCTGACAGAATTTCAAACTAACCTGGTTCCATACCCACGAATCCATTTCCCCTTGGTAACATATGCCCCTATCATCTCCGCTGAAAAAGCATATCATGAGCAGTTATCTGTGGCTGAAATTACCCACGCttgctttgaaccagccaacCAGATGGTCAAATGTGACCCTCGCCATGGCAAGTACATGGCCTGCTGCATGTTATACAGAGGCGATGTTGTGCCCAAAGATGTCAATGCAGCCATTGCCACTATCAAGACTAAACGTACCATTCAGTTTGTGGATTGGTGCCCAACTGGATTCAAG GTGGGCATTAACTACCAGCCTCCAACTGTGGTGCCAGGTGCTGATCTTGCCAAGGTGCAGCGGGCTGTGTGTATGCTGAGTAACACAACTGCTATTGCAGAAGCATGGGCTCGGCTCGACCACAAATTTGATCTCATGTATACTAAGCGTGCCTTTGTGCATTGGTATGttggggaggggatggaggaaggagAATTTTCTGAAGCCCGGGAAGACCTGGCTGCCCTTGAGAAAGATTATGAAGAAGTTGGCCTAGACTCAGTAGAAGCAGAGGCTGAAGAAGGAGATGAATATTGA
- the HPS3 gene encoding BLOC-2 complex member HPS3 codes for MVQLYNLHPFGSQRVVPCKQEPAHFCCGQDVLFVASTAASCRVEVFAVREQGRCEALGSFATLGPVLRMAHSSAGDYLVTIEEKSKATFLRAYMNWRCMSAGSSRVCVRMVGHKMEESYSEALKEQMSVVEMPLSDPPLCISCCPVNGDLLVGCKNKLVMFCLKYCVINQNLTVLDFERSLILHIDNLIPSEVAFCARHIAITTELDVLILKLELVQQSADRTEQCAQGVSAPEKAVDGGVKDESPSTHPLQLELDEFIICQKPVELLGEESKLCEIPVTLESTELPTEDTKHFQVQYLLFRRFAPDQSPFGFCEETKLHSVQLLPVYQTGISATTYEETENERKLLSLFCFFSLPHVGYLYSLGKLVELISTYQYSEKSEQAVLTPQFLHVITSQNLQCFTVRCSAAAARGEDPYIDTTVKACPPVTLDVCTLRMQLFIGPRAICHFKNHIILLTKADTEDITERRKPTRRMLSRKADSIKSRTNSESEPGWNLYIINTVSTIQLYREMVEYSRTYENVKTESCIHLLSEAHLLVRAAIMDPHFLKSDEKEDLLRAFRESCAFLGDCYSRFDTEDYHLALPYYRMSGLSITEVLKRLVSEGDEIQTFERGFIFYLTHSLNEDSNEELSKESGNKVLQIFYLADPVQLPDILCSPSMRNICPLTAVKYLQKVEKMMPSVVLTLTKAFLALKMGDLTMYEHEMQSYKETTLACGFIGQPRLLQQRKEGIVMPTEFAVHLKEMQPGLLVAATVALHENSKIELEEADTFFKMLCNSSENTIPQLLVDFWEALLVVSSQEKILQELLLRVTSQYVWRISKKQLPETKPLKTTEDLINSCSHFGLIVPWVTSIMSVGCSSNKDYHEDISRLQSLLCSQSINIASALPVLEPLTEADDVGLTVRVLCNTRLGKYEEAIDQLLSRCPDAAVFYAQHELKGDNQALWWNKLLPELCKRTRLTGNDCPVLISSLKETLSIVAMELELRDFLSLLPEDGTAAFFLPHLLHCSQRKLLT; via the exons ATGGTGCAGCTTTACAACCTGCACCCGTTCGGGTCGCAGCGAGTAGTGCCCTGCAAGCAAGAACCGGCGCACTTCTGCTGCGGCCAAGATGTGCTGTTCGTGGCCAGCACGGCGGCCAGCTGCAGGGTGGAGGTGTTCGCCGTGCGCGAACAGGGCCGCTGCGAGGCCCTGGGCTCCTTCGCCACGCTGGGTCCGGTGCTGCGCATGGCGCACAGCTCGGCAG GAGACTACCTGGTGACaattgaagaaaaaagcaaagcaacttTCCTAAGAGCATATATGAACTGGAGATGCATGTCTGCAGGGAGCTCTCGCGTGTGTGTCCGGATGGTTGGTCACAAGATGGAAGAGTCATACAGTGAAGCCTTAAAAGAACAGATGTCAGTTGTTGAAATGCCACTTTCAGATCCTCCACTGTGCATTTCATGTTGTCCTGTGAATGGAGATCTTCTTGTGGGCTGCAAGAATAAACTAGTCATGTTCTGTTTGAAGTACTGTGTCATAAACCAGAATTTGACTGTGTTAGATTTTGAACGCTCCTTAATTTTGCACATTGATAACCTCATTCCTTCCGAAGTTGCATTTTGTGCCAGACATATAGCCATAACAACAGAGCTGGATGTTCTGATCCTGAAACTGGAACTGGTTCAGCAAAGTGCAGACAGGACAGAGCAATGTGCTCAGGGAGTCAGTGCACCAGAAAAGGCTGTGGATGGAG GTGTGAAAGATGAAAGTCCTTCAACACATCCTTTACAGCTTGAATTAGATGAATTCATCATATGTCAGAAGCCAGTGGAACTGCTTGGGGAAGAAAGTAAGCTATGTGAAATACCTGTCACACTGGAGTCCACAGAGTTACCTACAGAAGACACAAAGCACTTCCAAGTGCAGTATCTACTTTTCAG ACGTTTTGCACCCGACCAGTCACCTTTTGGGTTTTGTGAAGAGACGAAATTGCACTCTGTTCAACTGCTTCCTGTATACCAGACAG GAATTTCTGCAACAACCTATGAGGAAACTGAGAACGAGAGAAAACTTCTGAgtctcttctgctttttctctttgcctCATGTTGGATATCTCTACTCTCTTGGGAAGTTAGTAGAACTAATTTCTACTTACCAATATTCAGAGAAGTCAGAGCAGGCAGTCCTCACTCCACAGTTCCTGCACGTCATTACAAG TCAGAACCTGCAGTGCTTCACAGTGCGatgcagtgcagcagcagctcgtggTGAGGATCCGTATATTGACACGACCGTGAAG GCTTGTCCACCTGTCACACTGGATGTCTGTACATTAAGAATGCAGCTTTTTATAGGACCAAGAGCTATCTGCCATTTCAAAAACCATATAATTCTTTTGACTAAGGCAGACACAGAAGATATTACTGAAAGAAGAAAGCCTACAAGAAGGATGCT TTCCAGAAAGGCTGACAGCATCAAATCCAGAACAAATTCTGAGTCAGAGCCTGGTTGgaatttatatattataaacACTGTTTCAACAATTCAGCTTTACAGAGAAATG GTAGAATATAGTAGAACTTACGAAAATGTTAAAACTGAGAGCTGCATCCATCTTCTAAGTGAGGCTCACTTACTCGTCAGAGCAGCTATAATGGACCCTCATTTCCTTAAATCAGATGAGAAGGAAGATCTTCTAAGAGCATTCAGAGAAAGTTGCGCCTTCTTAGGAGACTGCTACAGCAG GTTTGACACAGAGGATTACCACCTTGCTTTGCCATACTACAGAATGTCAGGTTTATCCATAACTGAAGTTTTAAAGAGACTAGTTTCAGAAGGTGATGAAATACAGACATTCGAGAGAGGATTTATATTTTACTTAACTCATTCTCTTAATGAAGACTCGAATGAAGAATTAAGTAAG GAATCAGGAAATAAAGTTCTCCAGATATTCTATCTCGCGGACCCTGTGCAGCTGCCTGATATCCTTTGCAGTCCCAGCATGAGAAACATATGTCCTTTGACAGCTGTGAAGTATCTTCAAAAAGTAGAAAAGATGATGCCATCAGTGGTCCTGACACTTACTAAGGCTTTCTTGGCTCTGAAAATGGGAGACCTGACAATGTATGAACATGAAATGCAGTCCTATAAGGAG ACAACACTGGCTTGCGGCTTCATTGGGCAGCCACGGCTCCTGCAGCAGCGTAAGGAAGGAATTGTTATGCCAACTGAGTTTGCTGTTCACCTGAAGGAGATGCAGCCTGGTTTACTGGTGGCTGCCACTGTGGCTTTACATGAGAACAGTAAAATTGAACTAGAAGAAGCAGATACCTTTTTCAAG ATGTTGTGTAATAGCAGTGAAAACACTATTCCCCAGCTCTTGGTGGATTTCTGGGAAGCTCTTCTTGTAGTGTCTTctcaggaaaaaatacttcaggAGCTCCTATTGAGGGTTACTTCTCAGTATGTTTGGAGAATATCAAAGAAGCAACTTCCTGAGACTAAGCCGTTGAAAACAACAGAGGATCTA ATAAATTCCTGTAGTCATTTTGGGTTGATTGTCCCATGGGTAACTTCTATAATGTCAGTGGGATGTTCATCTAACAAAGATTACCATGAAGACATCTCAAGACTACAG TCTCTTTTATGTAGTCAGTCAATCAATATAGCTTCAGCTCTGCCTGTTTTGGAGCCCCTGACAGAGGCTGACGATGTTGGCCTCACCGTCCGTGTTCTCTGCAATACCCGTCTGGGCAAGTACGAGGAAGCCATTGACCAGCTGCTCAGCAGGTGTCCTGATGCAGCTGTGTTCTATGCTCAGCATGAGCTGAAAGGTGACAATCAG